One Luteibacter sp. 9135 DNA segment encodes these proteins:
- a CDS encoding DUF2147 domain-containing protein, which produces MKSMIRAALGLALVASALPAFAASDSPVGKWKTIDDTTKEVKSIVEITEGANGQLEGKVLQVLKSDHGPHPVCAQCDGERKNKPIEGMTIIWGLKKDGDNEWSGGQILDPAKGKIYKLTVKLENGGKTLDVHGYIGFSLIGRSQDWVRVE; this is translated from the coding sequence ATGAAGTCCATGATCCGCGCCGCCCTAGGACTCGCCCTCGTCGCGAGCGCCCTCCCCGCCTTTGCCGCCAGCGACAGCCCGGTCGGCAAATGGAAGACGATCGACGACACCACCAAGGAAGTGAAGTCCATCGTCGAGATCACCGAGGGCGCCAACGGTCAGCTGGAGGGCAAGGTGCTGCAGGTGCTCAAGTCCGATCATGGCCCGCATCCCGTCTGCGCCCAGTGCGACGGCGAGCGGAAGAACAAGCCCATCGAGGGTATGACCATCATCTGGGGCCTGAAGAAGGACGGTGACAACGAGTGGTCGGGTGGCCAGATTCTCGATCCGGCCAAGGGCAAGATCTACAAGCTCACCGTGAAGCTGGAGAACGGCGGCAAGACGCTCGACGTCCATGGCTACATCGGTTTCTCGCTGA